One Deinococcus aestuarii genomic region harbors:
- a CDS encoding IS3 family transposase → IEVFYNRQRRHSTLGYLTPLEFERQATAA, encoded by the coding sequence ATCGAGGTCTTCTACAACCGCCAGCGCCGCCATTCCACCCTGGGGTACTTGACGCCCCTGGAGTTCGAACGCCAAGCTACAGCCGCTTAA